One genomic region from Lynx canadensis isolate LIC74 chromosome E1, mLynCan4.pri.v2, whole genome shotgun sequence encodes:
- the PCGF2 gene encoding LOW QUALITY PROTEIN: polycomb group RING finger protein 2 (The sequence of the model RefSeq protein was modified relative to this genomic sequence to represent the inferred CDS: inserted 1 base in 1 codon; deleted 1 base in 1 codon), with the protein MHRTTRIKITELNPHLMCALCGGYFIDATTIVECLHSVICKTCIVRYLETNKYCPMCDVQVHKTRPLLSIRSDKTLQDIVYXLVPGLFKDEMKRRRDFYAAYPLTEVPNGSNEDRGEVLEQEKGALSDNEIVSLSIEFYEGVRDREEKKGPLENGMGTRRRVRFLQCPAAMTVMHLAKFLRNKMDVPSKYKVEVLYEDEPLKEYYTLMDIAYIYPWRRNGPLPLKYRVQPACKRLTLPTAPTPSEGTNTSGASECESVSDKAPSPATLPATSSSLPSPATPCHGSPSSHGPPATHPTSPTPPATASGATTAANGGTSNCLQTPSSTSRGRKMTVNGAPVPPLT; encoded by the exons ATGCATCGGACCACACGGATCAAAATCACAGAGCTGAACCCTCACCTCATGTGT GCCCTCTGCGGGGGGTACTTCATCGACGCCACTACCATCGTGGAGTGCTTGCATTCTGTGA tctgCAAAACCTGCATCGTGCGCTACCTGGAGACCAACAAGTACTGCCCCATGTGTGATGTGCAGGTCCACAAAACCAGGCCGCTGCTGAGCATCAG ATCTGACAAAACCCTGCAAGACATCGTCT AACTGGTCCCTGGGCTTTTTAAAG ATGAGATGAAACGACGGCGGGATTTCTATGCAGCGTACCCCCTGACTGAAG tCCCCAACGGCTCCAATGAGGACCGCGGCGAGGTCCTGGAGCAGGAGAAGGGAGCTCTGAGCGACAACGAGATTGTCAGCCTCTCCATCGAGTTCTATGAAGGTGTCAG GGACcgggaggaaaagaaaggtccTCTGGAGAATGGGATGGGGACAAGGAGAAG GGTGCGGTTCCTGCAATGCCCAGCAGCCATGACCGTCATGCATCTCGCCAAGTTTCTTCGCAACAAGATGGATGTGCCCAGCAAATACAAG GTGGAGGTTCTATACGAGGACGAGCCACTGAAGGAGTACTACACTCTCATGGATATAGCCTACATCTATCCCTGGCGGCGG AATGGCCCTCTCCCCCTCAAGTATCGGGTCCAGCCGGCCTGCAAGCGGCTCACCTTGCCCACAGCACCCACCCCCTCGGAGGGCACCAACACCAGCGGGGCATCTGAGTGTGAGTCAGTCAGCGACAaggctcccagccctgccaccctgccagccacctcctcctcccttcccagcccAGCCACCCCCTGCCATGGCTCTCCCAGCTCCCACGGGCCCCCAGCTACCCACCCTACCTCTCCTACTCCCCCTGCGACAGCCAGTGGGGCCACCACAGCTGCCAACGGGGGTACCTCGAACTGCCTGCAGACACCATCTTCCACCAGCAGGGGGCGCAAGATGACTGTCAACGGAGCTCCTGTGCCCCCCTTAACTTGA